A window of the Tenebrio molitor chromosome 1, icTenMoli1.1, whole genome shotgun sequence genome harbors these coding sequences:
- the LOC138137296 gene encoding peptide transporter family 1-like isoform X2 produces the protein MGGESDEKTENGHVSTAEDKPKVVDDVNTEEAQNEHVPYPKSVFFIISNEFCERFSFYGMRTILSLYLRDILLFTESDSTVIYHVFTMFAYFFPLLGAIVSDSWLGKFRTILYVSMIYACGNILLALSSATPIGIPQVPFSLIALLLIALGTGGIKPCVSAFGGDQFVLPQQQAHLVSFFSIFYFSINAGSLISTFLTPVLREDVHCFDEDSCYPLAFAIPGILMIISIIIFFLGMPLYKIRKPEGNVVVQVVKCIWYGAKKNFRSEDKREHWLDHAVDKFGRTLVEDVKMTLKVLVIFVPLPIFYALYDQQGSGWTFQAARMDGRLGSFTILPDQMQVVNPLLILVFIPLFNYGVYPFLAKFNLLKTPLQRMVCGGLFTAVAFGVSAVISLTLEATYPELPAEGQCQLRIYNPYKCSAEFAIPDYNVKETIDQMGYKLVNLDGISGEQAAVYEVTSTCMGEIKNNTRSIILAEETGYVVHLSELGILLVEDDISKPEDGLPRIRTLVGNPVEGLNLTYYDEEEVALIVPTTNNSLFAIDPGTYKLGNKEFEFNMGGVYTIVISLDGKDIGTSASFEITEPNSVHMLLLLPQYIIITAGEIMFAITGLEFSYSQAPVSMKSVLQACFLLTSAIGNLIIVIIESAKIFDKQSYDFFLYTGLMVLDMIILAFMAVRYKYVKKDENEENTNDDIKPEKKLSNKPPIENNDHF, from the exons CACGTTCCATATccaaaatctgtatttttcattatAAGCAATGAATTTTGCGAGAGGTTCAGTTTCTATGGAATGCGAA cTATTCTCAGTCTCTACCTCAGAGACATTCTGCTGTTCACGGAAAGTGATTCGACCGTCATTTATCACGTATTCACCATGTTCGCTTATTTCTTCCCCCTACTTGGAGCTATTGTATCTGACAGTTGGTTGGGAAAATTCAGGACTATTCTCTACGTATCGATGATTTACGCTTGCGGCAATATCCTGTTGGCCCTGTCTTCAGCAACACCGATAGGAATCCCCCAAGTGCCATTCTCCTTGATCGCGTTGTTGCTAATAGCGTTAGGAACTGGAGGTATTAAACCTTGCGTCTCAGCATTCGGGGGTGACCAGTTCGTTTTGCCACAACAACAAGCTCACCTCGTCTCTTTCTTTTCCATCTTTTACTTTTCAATAAACGCCGGAAGCTTGATATCCACATTTTTGACACCCGTTCTCAGGGAAGATGTGCACTGCTTCGACGAGGACAGTTGCTACCCTCTCGCCTTCGCCATTCCTGGAATACTCATGATCATCTCTATAA TAATATTCTTCCTTGGAATGCCACTCTACAAAATCAGAAAACCTGAAGGAAACGTGGTCGTTCAAGTCGTCAAGTGTATATGG TACGGAGCAAAGAAAAACTTCCGATCCGAGGACAAACGGGAGCACTGGTTGGACCACGCTGTAGACAAATTTGGTCGCACTTTGGTTGAAGATGTCAAAATGACTTTGAAAGTTTTGGTGATATTCGTTCCCCTTCCAATCTTCTATGCGCTTTATGATCAACAAGGTAGTGGCTGGACGTTCCAAGCCGCCAGAATGGACGGCAGACTGGGTTCTTTTACAATTCTTCCCGACCAAATGCAAGTGGTGAATCCACTTCTAATATTGGTCTTCATCCCGCTTTTCAATTACGGCGTGTATCCCTTCTTGGCTAAATTTAACCTACTTAAAACGCCCCTCCAACGTATGGTTTGTGGTGGATTATTCACTGCAGTAGCCTTTGGAGTCTCGGCAGTGATTTCTCTTACGTTGGAAGCCACATATCCCGAATTGCCAGCAGAAGGTCAATGCCAACTGAGAATTTACAATCCATACAAATGCAGTGCCGAATTTGCTATACCTGATTACAATGTTAAAGAAACAATTGATCAGATGGGATATAAATTAGTTAATCTTGACGGCATTAGCGGAGAGCAGGCAGCAGTTTACGAAGTAACTTCAACGTGTATGGGTGAAATTAAGAACAACACGAGGTCCATTATACTTGCAGAGGAAACGGGTTATGTAGTTCATCTCTCCGAATTGGGAATTTTACTAGTTGAAGACGATATAAGTAAACCTGAAGATGGACTTCCCAGAATTAG AACCCTCGTGGGTAATCCTGTTGAGGGTCTAAATTTAACGTACTATGATGAAGAGGAAGTTGCTCTGATCGTACCGACCACAAACAACTCTCTCTTCGCCATAGATCCTGGCACTTACAAATTAGGCAACAAAGAATTCGAATTTAATATGGGTGGAGTCTACACTATAGTAATTTCTTTAGACGGAAAGGACATTGGA ACCTCtgcttcttttgaaattaccGAACCGAACAGTGTACACATGCTTTTGCTCCTTCCACAGTACATTATCATTACTGCTGGAGAAATTATGTTCGCTATCACGGGCTTGGAGTTTTCTTATTCGCAAGCTCCTGTATCGATGAAATCTGTACTTCAGGCTTGCTTCCTGCTAACCAGTGCAATTGGCAATCTCATCATCGTCATTATAGAATCCGCCAAAATATTCGACAAACAA tcgTATGACTTCTTCCTTTACACTGGACTGATGGTGTTGGATATGATAATCTTGGCATTTATGGCGGTGCGGTACAAATACGTGAAGAAAGATGAAAACGAGGAAAACACTAATGACGACATTAAACCAGAAAAGAAATTGAGTAATAAACCGCCTATAGAAAACAATGATCATTTTTAG